In Acanthopagrus latus isolate v.2019 chromosome 16, fAcaLat1.1, whole genome shotgun sequence, one DNA window encodes the following:
- the eml1 gene encoding echinoderm microtubule-associated protein-like 1 isoform X9, which yields MSERLRGKIQATRATAPERDPPAATPVAKEVTEEGYVKMYLKGRPITMFMPKDQVDSYCLEAKADLPSNKLKLDWVYGYRGRDCRSNLYLLPTGETVYFIASVVVLFNVDEQLQRHYTGHTDDIKCLAVHPDKITIATGQVAGTSSDGKQLAPHVRVWDSVSLNTLHVLGTGFFDRALVCLAFSKSNGGNTLCVVDDSNDHVLSVWDWQREDRLAEVKCSNESVFAADFHPTDCNVIVTCGKSHLYFWSLEKGMLVKKQGLFEKQEKPKFVLCVTFAENGDAITGDSSGNILVWGKGTNRISHVIQGAHEGSIFALSTLRNGTLVSGGKDRRLVCWDSSYQQIQTVEVPELFGPIRTIAEGRGETVLIGTTKNFVLQGSLDGEFMPITQGHTDELWGLAVHPWKPQFLSCGYDRQVCLWDSSSHQLIWTKSMEDSAQSAGFHPSGAVVAIGTQTGRWLVLDTDSKDLVTVHTDGNEQLSVMSYGPDGNFLAIGSHDNYIYIYAVAENGRKYSRVGKCSGHSSFITHLDWSVDSQYLVSNSGDYEILYWIPSVCKQVVSVETTRDIEWATYTCALGFQVFGLWPDGSDGTDINAVCRTNDKSLLVTGDDFGKVHLFSYPCSQFRAPSHAYGGHSSHVTNVTFLHNDSYLVSTGGKDMSVMQWRIV from the exons ATGTCGGAACGCTTACGCGGAAAGATTCAGGCGACAAGGGCAACCGCACCCGAGCGGGATCCACCGGCAGCAACTCCAGTGGCAAAAGAAGTGACAG AGGAAGGTTATGTGAAAATGTACTTGAAGGGTCGCCCCATCACCATGTTCATGCCCAAAGACCAGGTGGACAGCTACTGCCTGGAGGCCAAAGCCGACCTGCCCAGCAATAAACTCAAACTGGACTGGGT TTACGGCTACCGTGGTCGAGACTGTCGCTCCAACCTTTACTTGCTGCCCACTGGAGAGACGGTGTACTTCATCGCCTCCGTGGTCGTCCTGTTCAATGTGGacgagcagctgcagagacactACACCGGACACACAGATGACATCAAATG CCTGGCCGTCCATCCCGATAAAATCACCATAGCAACTGGGCAGGTGGCAGGCACCTCTTCGGATGGGAAA CAGCTGGCTCCTCATGTCCGTGTGTGGGACTCCGTCAGCCTCAACACACTCCACGTTCTGGGCACAGGCTTCTTTGACCGCGCCTTGGTCTGCCTGGCTTTTTCCAAGTCG AATGGAGGAAACACATTGTGTGTCGTAGACGACTCGAATGACCACGTCCTCTCAGTTTGGGACtggcagagagaggacagactgGCTGAGGTCAAg TGCTCCAACGAGTCGGTGTTCGCTGCAGACTTTCACCCAACAGACTGCAACGTCATAGTGACCTGTGGCAAGTCTCATCTCTATTTCTGGAGCCTGGAGAAAGGCATGCTGGTCAAGAAGCAAGGCCTGTTTGAG AAACAGGAGAAGCCcaagtttgtgttgtgtgtgaccTTTGCAGAAAACGGAGATGCCATCACAGGAGACTCAAGTGGAAACATCCTGGTGTGGGGAAAAG GCACTAATCGCATCAGCCACGTCATCCAAGGGGCTCATGAGGGCAGCATCTTTGCTCTGTCCACGCTGAGGAACGGCACGCTGGTGTCCGGAGGGAAGGACCGCAGGCTCGTCTGCTGGGACAGCAGCTACCAGCAGATACAAACAGTGGAG GTGCCTGAGCTGTTTGGTCCCATCCGGACTATAGcggagggaagaggggagacCGTGCTCATCGGGACCACCAAGAACTTTGTTTTGCAAGGAAGTCTGGATGGAGAATTCATGCCCATCACACAG ggtcACACAGATGAGCTGTGGGGTCTGGCGGTCCACCCCTGGAAGCCTCAGTTCCTCTCATGTGGATACGACAGGCAGGTCTGTCTGTGGGACTCCAGTTCCCATCAGCTCATCTGGACCAAGAGTATGGAG GATTCTGCCCAATCAGCAGGCTTCCACCCGTCTGGAGCTGTGGTCGCCATTGGAACTCAGACTGGCAG GTGGCTGGTGCTGGACACTGACTCTAAGGATCTCGTCACAGTGCACACAGATGGGAATGAACAGCTGTCTGTCATGAGCTACGGGCCAG ATGGTAACTTCCTGGCCATTGGCTCCCACGACAACTACATCTATATCTATGCTGTGGCAGAAAATGGGAGGAAGTACAGCCGAGTGGGGAAATGCTCG GGTCACTCTAGTTTCATCACCCACCTGGACTGGTCAGTGGACTCTCAGTACCTGGTATCAAATTCAGGGGACTATGAGATTCTGTATT GGATCCCGTCAGTGTGTAAGCAGGTGGTCAGTGTGGAGACCACCAGAGATATCGAGTGGGCCACCTACACCTGCGCGCTGGGCTTCCAGGTGTTCG gCTTGTGGCCCGACGGCTCGGACGGCACCGACATCAATGCTGTCTGCAGGACCAACGATAAGAGCCTCCTGGTCACTGGAGACGACTTTGGGAAGGTCCATCTATTCTCATACCCCTGCTCACAGTTCAGG GCTCCCAGCCATGCTTACGGCGGCCACAGCAGCCACGTGACCAACGTCACCTTCCTGCACAACGACAGCTACCTGGTGTCGACCGGAGGGAAGGACATGAGCGTGATGCAGTGGAGGATAGTCTGA